AAATCTACAAGACAAGCCTGGACCGAATGGCCTATGGTGGCATACACGATCAGATTGGCGGTGGGTTCGCGCGTTATGCGGTAGACAGGCAATGGCTTGTTCCCCATTTCGAGAAGATGCTCTACGACAATGCTCTTCTGTGCAAAACCTACCTCGACGGATACCTGCTGACCGGTCGCACTTATTGGGCTGATGTGGCGCGCGGCATTCTGGAATTTGTTTTACGCGAATTGACTACCGAAGATGGTGGTTTTTATTCCAGCCTGGATGCGGACAGCGAGGGCGAAGAAGGAAAGTTCTATGTCTGGGATCCACAACAAGTGGAAGCGGTCCTTAACACTGATGCAGAATGGTTCAGCGAGGTTTTCGGCGTTACGAAACAGGGCAATTTCGAGCACGGAAAGAGCGTATTGCATCTGACAAAATCACCTGAAGCGCTGCAGGAGAAATTCAACCTTTCAGAATCGGAATTCTGGATAAAGGTTCGCGACTGCTCCGTCAAGTTGATGACGGAGCGAGCCAGGCGCGTGCGTCCAGGTCGTGACGAAAAGGTGTTGACGAGCTGGAACTGCCTGATGATCACAGCTTTTATCGAAGGATATCGCGTACTGAAAGAACCGAGATATCTGGATGCGGCTCAGCGCGCGACCGAATTCATTTTCACCAACCTGGTCAAAGACGGGCGACTATTGCGCACCTGGGGTCAGGGAAAAGCCAAGCTGAATGGCTACCTTGACGATTACTCCTATTTTGTTCAAAGCCTGCTCGATCTGGCAGAAGTTGATACCAACCCAAAATGGTTGCAAGAGGCGGAGCGCCTGACCAGAGTAATGCTCGATCAATTTGGCGACACTGAATCTGGTGGCTTATTCTACACAAGTGCAGACCATGAAGAGCTCGTTACCCGACCCAAAAGTCACTATGACGGCTCGATTCCGTCAGGTTCGTCAGTGGCAGTCTTTGCTCTGCTGCGCCTCTCGAAGCTAACAAACAACAAAGATTATGAACATAAAGCGGTCGAGCTATTGAAGCTATATGCTCCTTTCATGACACGCGTGCCAGATCAATTCTCGAATTTCCTCTGCGCGGTCGATTTCTATCTTGCCGGGGAAACAGAGATAGCCTGCCTGTTCAAGTCAGGATCGGAAAGCGACGATGCGCGCAAGCTGCTGTTTGAACTGTACGCGCACTATATTCCGAACAAAGTTGTTTTATGCCACAACGAAAGTAAGAGTTCGACTCTTCCTCTCGTGGAAGGGCGAAAAACGCTTTCAGGGGCGCCGACCGCGTATATTTGCTCCAACTACACTTGCGATGCACCGGTTGCGGACCCAGCCAAACTCAGTGAGCGTCTAAAGGAACTGGCGGGCAGATGATTACGGCGTAGTTGGCTTGACGGGCGCCGCCGGCACTACATCAGAAGCTGGCTGTTTGGTCGCATCCGGCACTACGTCAGGATGCTTCACCACATCCGGCACCACCAACTGAGAGGAGTCTTGTCGGAGATAGAGTTTGACGCGCTTATCAATGCCAGGTTCAAGAGCAAGAGCCCTCTTGCGATACGCCTCTGCTTCTTCTGTTTTGCCTTGCAACTTAGCGTATCCGTAAGCCAACCATTGAACTTCGGCATCATTGGGATCAGTCTTCTTGAGCAATTCCAACCGAGTGCGTGCCTCCTGCGGTCTGCCAAGCTCAAGACAGGCGCGAATAAACAGCTTACTGGTTAGTGGACCAGGTCTTACTTGCATAGCTCTCGCAGATGCGGCGTAAGCATGCTGCAGCACTTGCGGCAAGCCGCAATCTAACGCTGCCTGTGCAATCGGCACTAAGAAATCCCCGTTGGCTGGTTCCAGCTTTACCCCGTCTTCGAGAGACTTCAAAGCACGCATCGGTTCATGCTCCGCAAGGAGAGATTTACCGTTCAGCAAATACAAAAATGGGTCAGTAGTAATGTACTTACTGGCCAGCGTAGACTGCGTGTAAGCAGCCGGTAAATTACCAGACTTAGCGTAAGCCTTAGCCAGTTGTGCATGATAAATGGCCATCTCCTCTTCGCTCATCTTGCACTGCGCGCCGATAGTCAGAGCAGTCTCTAACTCCTTGCAAGCTTGCTGATAATCACGATTCTGGAAAGACACATAACCGTTGATAACATGTGCTAAAAAATCATCTTTCTTCAATGCCAGAGCTTTAGCCACTTCAGTCTTGGAAGGTTCCACCAAATTGCGCTCAAGCAAGTAAGCTGCATAATATGCGTGCGCCCTTGCATTGTCTGGATTACGCTTGATTTCAGCACGCCAGAGGCGTTTGTCGGTCGACCATTCTGTTTCACGCCAGACTGTCAGCGAGATAAAGGCGAGCAAAATTACGCCAAACCCGATCGCAGTCTGCTTGAAATTCTTCATCGCCAGGTGCGTTATGCCGACACCCGCAATCATGCAAAGACCCGCCAGCGGCAAGTAAAAGCGCAAATCAGCACTGATTTCCCCCTGGGGCAAGAAAATCCACGGACAAAGAGTGAGCAGAAACATCAATGTACCGATGCGAATCAATGGATGCTTCTGAACAAAGCCTGCTACACCGATAGCAACCACAGCCAGCGCACCAGCTATAGTGCCTGGATCACTGAAACCTGCAGATGCAACAAACGGAGGATAGACACTCATACCAAAAGGAATCAGGCTACAGCGCAGGTAGTAAAGCAAGATCATCTTGAACTGCGTCGCCCAATATACCTGCGAAAAAAGCGGCACCAATCCGAAGCTGCTGTCTATCTTGGGTGGTACCCCCGCGGTGATCGTATAGCAGGCACAAATACCAACGAATAAAAGCGCAATGATCTCCCAACTTCTATCCAGGAGCCATTCTTTCGAAACGACATCTGCGGGCTTGAGAAGAACGATCAGACCGGCAGCGAAAAACGGCAATGTCAAACATTGGGCATTGGAAATTATACCTATGCCTGCGAAAACGAAAAAACACAAGTAAGCAAGGAGCGCCTTAGCGATTCTTTCTTCATAAAAACCATAGAGAAAGAAGTTAAGCGCCAGGAAATAATTGACCGCGCCCAGAACGCCTTCGCGACCCGAAACATAGGCAATCGACCCCGTCAAAAGTGGGTGCAAAGCGAATAGACCAGCAGTTGCCGCGGCGAAATAATACGGATCAACCTTCAGCTTTGCATCTAAATTGAGGCGCCACGCCAATCTAAAAGTGAACAGGTAGAAGTACAAACAACTAAAAACGTGCAAACAGATATTTACGGCATGCGACCATCCAGGCGCAAAACCGAAACTGCTACTGTCCCACGCATATGTGGCTCTGAGCCAGGGCAGAGACATCGGAGCACTGAAACCGGAGACGAGCAGATTCAACCAGAATGCGGATTTATCTTTCAGTGAGTTGACAGCAGCATAATTCAACTTGTCGTTGAAGACGTAGTCTGATGTCATCGAATAGGCATAAGTGAGCAGAATCAAAGTTAAAAGAGCAAAGCAGCTTCCCCAGATAATCACCCACTTGGGTTTAGGACCTGAGGGCTTGGAAGCCGCTGAGGTAGCAGACGCAACTGCTACTTTCTTTGGAACCCGACCGACTTTTTTTGCTTTTGCCACTATCTATGCTCCGTTCAGGCAGTTAATTGTTGCCTACACTGGCCGAGATTTGACCAAAAAGTCTGCAGAAAAGTCGCGCAGAAGAAAAGCCATTATCGTAGAACTGCGACTTCTCGCGTGGCAACTGGGTCAATGAAGCCATTTCTTTATCCATTAGAAAATAAGCCTCATACAGATCCGCCAGTTTGATTTGCTTCTCGCCTCGACCGAGCGCATGCGCCTTTGCGTAGGTGATTCCGGAGAGGAAGTTGGCAGCCAAATTGTTGAAACCGGCGATCATAGAAAGCCCGCTCATTGCTGGTCCGCAAAAGGTCTTGGAAAAAAGTTTGTGATAAAGGTAGCGTCGAATAAATTGATCTACTTCCGGCTCGAAGGCATTTATTTTGTAATTGCGCGCTTTGTCCAGACTGATGATGCCGAGGTCTGGAATAAACATCTTTCCTTGCAGCACCGTCCTTAGTGCAGCCTTAATTACTGTTGGTTGAGTAAGAGGACTTTTTGTAGACGTGGCCCACTCGGTGGCGTACTGCTTGCGAAGTGTTGTCCATTCGTTATTTCGAAAAGCAATCAAGTTGAAGACCAGATTCTCGAAGACACCAGGCACTTCATTCAGCCAGCGATCGACACTCGGCTTGAAGTCATTGATCGCGGTGAGATCGGCATTGGACACCTTCAATCGAAGCGCTTCGGCAAGAATATCGGTGACCGCTAAAAACAGATGAAAGATATTGGGAAATTCATCAGACTGAATCGCCCGCATTATCCGCGCTTCTATGAGCAAGTATTGGTCCCAGGACAATGGCACACCCGAAACCAAATTAACATCGTATTGAACACTAGCCAGATTCTCAGCAGTGATGGAATCGGCATAGGAAGCCACTTGCTGTGAGGCGCCCTGGGCGCGTTCTTGCTGCACTGCAATGTGCCAGGTGTGCTCGAGTTGCTCTCGCTGCTCACTCAGTAACTGCCCGATGTTGCGCACAGCAGCCATACTGTTCATCGCCACACCGACATAAATACCCGACGGTGTTGGCACGAAAGTATAGGGAAACAACTTGCACATACCAGGCTTTTTCGGCTCACCCAGGGTGGAGTGAATCGAACACAAATTATCGATGAGAAAGCTGCACTCCCCATGTTCGTTGGTTTTTGTGTGATGAGGATAGAGCGAAAGTCCTGCTGCGTATTCTTTCTCAGAATGAGTAAAAAGCTCCTTGCCCGCCAATTGAGGATAGTGCGAACCCCAATCGACATCTTTGATGCGCTGATAATCGGCTTCAGTCAATCCGACAGCGTAACCGGTGCAACACCGGCCGCAGCCCTGGCAGTTGTAGCGGATTCCTTCTGGAATGCGCAGCGGCAATTGACCGGCATTTTGACTGCCCGGCTCCAGGTTTTGATGGTTTGAATTGTCGATGCTCTCAGTCATGTCAAAACTTGGGGCGCCCGCTTTCGATCCATTCTTTCAGAGATGGCGGTTCCATGGCTCCTGCTGATTGCTTGTGCTCTTGACTGAAATACCCCGCCAGCAGCTCATTGTATCGAACTTGGTCATTTTCGGTGATTTTAGCCACCTTTGACCTTGAATTGGCTTTCTGCGCCGTTACTCCGGCGTGTGAAGCCTCGCCAGCTGCCTTAGAAAGCGTAGATTCGGGTATTGAGCCGGAAGCGGCTCGGTCCGAGACAACCGCTGAGGAGGGGGAACCGGCAGAGACAGTTGATGATGATGCTGCTGTTGAAGAAGAAGATGATGATGATGAAGTTGTTGCTGGTATCACATCTGGTGTCTGAGATGACGACACTGCTGCTGGAGACTTTACGGCGGTCGATTTTAATGACGATGCCAATGCCGTTCCAGCCTGTGTAGATGCCGCTCCAGCCTGAGTGGATGTTGCGGTGAAGCGCAATTTGGATTTTTCGGCTCGTAAAGCATTTTTCGCAGCAAGAGTTGACTGTAACTGTTGTTGAGCCTGTCTTGCTCGTATCAGTTCGTTTAACTCATTTCTCCGAGTATTTACCACTATAAACTTGGAATACTGCGGCGGAATCCTGTTCAAATCAGCCATCGCGCCGACATAGTCGAGACGTTGAACCCGTTGCGCGGACCTGGCTAGATAGACATCGTTCAACAAAGCCAACTGATCGTCATCGAGCTTGTGATTGAGAGCCAGACGCTCCAAACAGGTTGCCGCCTCGTCGAATTTATTTTCCTTGCAAGCTTGCCGCGCCTGATCGACAACGTATTGATTAGAAAAACCGCTGTACGATTTCTCGAATCCTACTAGAAAAAATGAGATCGCTCCCACCGCGATCAGAGCGATGGAGACCAGGGGCAGCGCCACCACGGGTTTGCTGAGACTGGGGTGAAGTCGTTCGAGCCTAGACTTCCCTAAAGTCCGTTCCAGCACAGCAGAATCTGCCCTGAGTTCCAGCGCCGAACCGCATTCCTGACAGAACCTGTCGTCTGCAGCGATTTCAGCCTGACATGCCGGACAGGCAGGAAGGGTCTTTTTGAATATGCTTGATATTTGCGAATTCAATACCAAAGATATCCCTTGGAATGCACAGCCTGCGCGGGTTTTCGCGCTTTCAACAGCTTCAGTTTAGCACTTTGCAAAGAAAATACTGGACGAGGGCGTGGTTCGCGAAATGGACCAGTGCGAATGGTAAGATTTACATCTCGCAACCACGGTCGTAAACGTCATGAACAGCGAACTAGAAGCCGCAGAAAGAGCTGAATTCATCCAGTCGGTTAAGTCCCTTCTAATCCCACTCTGCCTCTTTCTGGCGTGCGTGATTATGGCAGCCGGCGTTTTCCTCATATACAACCATGAACCACTCGGATGGGCCTTCTCCCTGGTCAGCACGCTGATGATCATCTCGTGCATGGTGGCATTTATTCGCTTTCAAAATAGCTATCGCGCTCGCGGCATTCTCAAACACGGCACCGATGCTGAAGTCATTCCAGCCGAGCCGGTGGCAGAGAATTCTACTGAATTGACGCCTGTAGCCACCACAGCTGAGCCATCGGCGGTTGCGGAAAACTCAAATGTCGTCGAATTCAAGCCAAACAAACAACGACAAAATCAATAAGTTTGATGCTGAGCGGCTTTCGGCGGTGATGACAGCGGCGGCTCAGAAGACAACTGTGGTCTGAGCGCTCTCAATTCCTGCTGCGCTTCTTCTTCAGGCGTGCGGCCTGGCTCTTCAGAGGAGTTAGCCCACATGCGTTTCAATTTGAGCGCCGCAATTTCATTCTGGGGCTGAACACGCACAGCGTCTTCAAGCGTCGCCATTGCACTGGCTTTGTCGCCGCTCAGCATCTGACTGATGGCTAGATTGTTATAAGCGGCAATCAAGTTGGGATTAAGTTGAATCGCTTCCTTCAAGTAGCGAGCCGCTTCAGCATTGTTTCCCGAGGCGGTCAAAGCCACACCCAGATCATTTAGCAGTTCCGGTCGAGCCGGGTTTTTCAGATCGCATTCCGATACTGCCTTTTTGTACATCTCAACAGCGCGCCCCATATCACCAGCCAGCGCCGTTCGTCGAGCCTGCACATGCGCCGTACTGACAGCAGCTGGAGCGCCCCTGTGCACATGGAAAGGCAATACCGTATCAGCTGTGCGCAGCAGAAATTCTGCCACCACTGAGCGCGCACCAAATGCGGAGAAGATTGCCAGAGCCAGAGACACGCTACCCAGCAAACACAGTTTCCAGGAGATCGGATTGCTGTCCTCGCAAATCTTTTTCTCGCGCATCCACTGCTGAACAGACGGATCTCCCTGACTGCCCGACTCAACTACCGGATAGCCTTGAGTGGTCCGGCCCTGAACAGAGACGTCCTCAGTTTGCTCCTGCGGCTCAGGAGAGGAAGCAACAGAAACGGCGCCGCCAAGAGCAGCGCGTTCAAGTGTTTTCGGACTTTTAGGTGGAAGTGGCCTCATAAGGCGCAGGTCCAGCAGATGCCGGACCCACAATATCTTTCTAGCGTTTCGAGAATTGAAAACGTTTACGAGCGCGTTTACGTCCATATTTTTTGCGCTCTTTGACTCGAGCGTCTCTGGTCAACAGACCATCTGTGCGCAAAACTGGACGATTCTGCGGAGCTGCTTCCGCTAAAGCTCTGGCGATGCCGTGACGAATGGCACCAACTTGACCGGCGATGCCACCACCCATGACGGAGACGAGAACGTCGAAACGTCCCATCGCATCAGCAGCCTGGAACGGTGCAAAGATTTCTTTGCTCAGTCCATGTCTGCCGCCGACATAATCTTCCATGGTGCGGCGATTGATCGAGACTTGACCGGTACCTGGAATGAGGCGAACGCGAGCTGTCGCGGTCTTTCTTCTGCCGGTGCCGTAGTACTGAATAACGCTGGTCATCTAAAACTTCTTCCTCTTGGAATTGGTGATTGTCTTTTAGCCGATCTTGTAAGGCTTTGGTTGTTGAGCTTGATGCGGATGCTCTGCTCCTGCGTAGACATTCAACTTGGTGAACTGATGGTCGCCAAGTCTGGTGTGAGGAAGCATGCCCTTGACTGCTCTCTCGATTACAGCAGCAGGACGGCGTTGACGCAACGCTTGTAAACTTTCAACCTTGTGTCCACCAGGAAATCCTGAGTGACGGTGATAAACCTTTTGCACTTCTTTCTTGCCCGACACTTTGATTTTTTCAGCATTGATAACGACAACAAAGTCGCCACAATCAACGTGAGGGGTGAATTCAGGCTTGTTCTTACCACGAATGATATTGGCAACTTCAGTAGCCAAGCGACCAAGCGTCACACCGTCGGCATCGATCAAATGCCACTGTCTTGGTAGTTCTTCAGCCTTCGGACAATAAGTATTCACGAGCGCTCTCCTGGACAACTCACTTAAGAGTCTAATTCAAATAATGCGTAATCTTCTGGATATTCTACAGAGTTCAACGTCAAACCCCAAGAGGGCGCCGTCGGACCGGCGAGACTACGATCGCCAGCGTTGAGAGCCTCTGCCAAACTCTCAGGCGCTCGTTTGCCGAGCCCTATCTCTACCAGGGTCCCAACAATTATGCGCACCATATTGTACACGAAGTGATTTGCGGCAATCCAGAACTCAAG
This is a stretch of genomic DNA from Candidatus Melainabacteria bacterium. It encodes these proteins:
- a CDS encoding thioredoxin domain-containing protein, translating into MTERTGSKTRPNRLVNETSTYLLQHAYNPVDWYAWGPEALEKARVEDKPILLSIGYAACHWCHVMEHESFEDEATAKMMNDYFVNIKVDREERTDLDEIYMKAVQMMTGHGGWPMTVFLTPELKPFFGGTYFPPQDRHGLPGFKKLLTGLHQAWEEQRPEILKSSDELTGHMRLMDEIAKPDVEPLLNENLLELGTDKLSRIFDHIWGGFGNAPKFPHSFSLNLAMRYAAPSSKGRPARKEECVEIYKTSLDRMAYGGIHDQIGGGFARYAVDRQWLVPHFEKMLYDNALLCKTYLDGYLLTGRTYWADVARGILEFVLRELTTEDGGFYSSLDADSEGEEGKFYVWDPQQVEAVLNTDAEWFSEVFGVTKQGNFEHGKSVLHLTKSPEALQEKFNLSESEFWIKVRDCSVKLMTERARRVRPGRDEKVLTSWNCLMITAFIEGYRVLKEPRYLDAAQRATEFIFTNLVKDGRLLRTWGQGKAKLNGYLDDYSYFVQSLLDLAEVDTNPKWLQEAERLTRVMLDQFGDTESGGLFYTSADHEELVTRPKSHYDGSIPSGSSVAVFALLRLSKLTNNKDYEHKAVELLKLYAPFMTRVPDQFSNFLCAVDFYLAGETEIACLFKSGSESDDARKLLFELYAHYIPNKVVLCHNESKSSTLPLVEGRKTLSGAPTAYICSNYTCDAPVADPAKLSERLKELAGR
- a CDS encoding YkgJ family cysteine cluster protein, whose product is MTESIDNSNHQNLEPGSQNAGQLPLRIPEGIRYNCQGCGRCCTGYAVGLTEADYQRIKDVDWGSHYPQLAGKELFTHSEKEYAAGLSLYPHHTKTNEHGECSFLIDNLCSIHSTLGEPKKPGMCKLFPYTFVPTPSGIYVGVAMNSMAAVRNIGQLLSEQREQLEHTWHIAVQQERAQGASQQVASYADSITAENLASVQYDVNLVSGVPLSWDQYLLIEARIMRAIQSDEFPNIFHLFLAVTDILAEALRLKVSNADLTAINDFKPSVDRWLNEVPGVFENLVFNLIAFRNNEWTTLRKQYATEWATSTKSPLTQPTVIKAALRTVLQGKMFIPDLGIISLDKARNYKINAFEPEVDQFIRRYLYHKLFSKTFCGPAMSGLSMIAGFNNLAANFLSGITYAKAHALGRGEKQIKLADLYEAYFLMDKEMASLTQLPREKSQFYDNGFSSARLFCRLFGQISASVGNN
- a CDS encoding tetratricopeptide repeat protein, whose amino-acid sequence is MDVNALVNVFNSRNARKILWVRHLLDLRLMRPLPPKSPKTLERAALGGAVSVASSPEPQEQTEDVSVQGRTTQGYPVVESGSQGDPSVQQWMREKKICEDSNPISWKLCLLGSVSLALAIFSAFGARSVVAEFLLRTADTVLPFHVHRGAPAAVSTAHVQARRTALAGDMGRAVEMYKKAVSECDLKNPARPELLNDLGVALTASGNNAEAARYLKEAIQLNPNLIAAYNNLAISQMLSGDKASAMATLEDAVRVQPQNEIAALKLKRMWANSSEEPGRTPEEEAQQELRALRPQLSSEPPLSSPPKAAQHQTY
- a CDS encoding 30S ribosomal protein S9 → MTSVIQYYGTGRRKTATARVRLIPGTGQVSINRRTMEDYVGGRHGLSKEIFAPFQAADAMGRFDVLVSVMGGGIAGQVGAIRHGIARALAEAAPQNRPVLRTDGLLTRDARVKERKKYGRKRARKRFQFSKR
- a CDS encoding 50S ribosomal protein L13 — translated: MSRRALVNTYCPKAEELPRQWHLIDADGVTLGRLATEVANIIRGKNKPEFTPHVDCGDFVVVINAEKIKVSGKKEVQKVYHRHSGFPGGHKVESLQALRQRRPAAVIERAVKGMLPHTRLGDHQFTKLNVYAGAEHPHQAQQPKPYKIG